One region of Streptomyces sp. NBC_00442 genomic DNA includes:
- a CDS encoding TetR/AcrR family transcriptional regulator produces MAKATDTSGTTPVPQRLLAAATRLFAENGYDRTSVQEIVEAAGVTKGALYHYFGSKEDLLQEVYSRVLRLQQERLDAYAGADAPIEQRLREAAADVVVTTIDNLDDAAIFFRSMHQLSPEKNKQVRAERRRYHERFRALIEEGQEAGVFSTATPADLVVDYHFGSVHHLSTWYRPGGPLTQQQVADHLADLLLRALRP; encoded by the coding sequence ATGGCCAAGGCGACGGACACGAGCGGCACCACACCCGTCCCCCAGCGGCTGCTCGCCGCCGCCACCCGCCTGTTCGCGGAGAACGGCTACGACCGCACCTCCGTCCAGGAGATCGTCGAGGCGGCCGGCGTCACCAAGGGTGCGCTCTACCACTACTTCGGCTCCAAGGAGGACCTCCTCCAGGAGGTGTACTCCCGGGTGCTCCGCCTCCAGCAGGAGCGGCTCGACGCGTACGCGGGCGCGGACGCGCCGATCGAGCAGCGGCTGCGCGAGGCGGCCGCGGACGTGGTGGTGACCACCATCGACAACCTCGACGACGCGGCGATCTTCTTCCGGTCGATGCACCAGCTGAGCCCGGAGAAGAACAAGCAGGTGCGCGCCGAGCGCCGCCGCTACCACGAGCGGTTCCGCGCGCTCATCGAGGAGGGCCAGGAGGCCGGGGTGTTCTCCACCGCGACCCCGGCCGACCTGGTGGTGGACTACCACTTCGGCTCCGTCCACCACCTGTCCACCTGGTACCGGCCGGGCGGCCCGCTGACCCAGCAGCAGGTCGCCGACCATCTCGCCGACCTGCTGCTGCGCGCGCTGCGGCCCTGA
- a CDS encoding acyl-CoA dehydrogenase family protein: MDFAFDARTEELRTRLLAFMEEYVHPAETTAHEQRALLASPWDTPRVVEDLKAEARRQGLWNLFLPDPEHGAGLTNLQYAPLAEITGRSPHLAPTALNCAAPDTGNMEVLAQFGSDEQKKRWLEPLLAGEIRSAFAMTEPEVASSDATNIETRIERDGDDYVITGRKWYISGAMNPDCAIFIVMGKTDPANDDVRRQQSMILVPRDTPGVEIRRAMQVYGYEDHYHGGHAEVVFHGARVPASNLVGEQGGGFAIAQARLGPGRIHHCMRLIGMAERAIELMCRRAVSRTAFGKPIAQQGVVQEWIADARVAVEQLRLLVLKTAWLMDTVGNRGAHTEIQAIKIATPRTVVGIIDNAVQLHGAGGVSQDFPLAELWAAARTLRLADGPDEVHQRSLARRELKKYL; this comes from the coding sequence ATGGACTTCGCATTCGACGCCCGTACCGAAGAACTGCGGACCAGGCTCCTCGCCTTCATGGAGGAGTACGTCCACCCCGCCGAGACCACCGCGCACGAGCAGCGCGCGCTGCTCGCCTCGCCGTGGGACACCCCGCGGGTGGTGGAGGACCTCAAGGCCGAGGCGCGCCGCCAGGGCCTGTGGAACCTCTTCCTGCCCGACCCGGAGCACGGCGCCGGGCTCACCAACCTCCAGTACGCCCCGCTGGCCGAAATCACCGGCCGCTCCCCGCACTTGGCGCCGACCGCCCTCAACTGCGCGGCCCCGGACACCGGGAACATGGAGGTGCTGGCGCAGTTCGGCTCGGACGAGCAGAAGAAGCGGTGGCTCGAGCCACTGCTCGCCGGGGAGATCCGCTCGGCGTTCGCGATGACCGAGCCGGAGGTGGCCTCCTCGGACGCCACCAACATCGAGACGCGCATCGAGCGGGACGGTGACGACTACGTCATCACCGGGCGCAAGTGGTACATCTCCGGCGCGATGAACCCGGACTGTGCGATCTTCATCGTGATGGGCAAGACCGACCCGGCCAACGACGACGTGCGGCGCCAGCAGTCGATGATCCTTGTTCCGCGCGACACCCCGGGCGTCGAGATCCGCCGCGCCATGCAGGTGTACGGCTACGAGGACCACTACCACGGCGGTCACGCCGAGGTCGTCTTCCACGGGGCCCGGGTGCCCGCGAGCAACCTCGTCGGCGAGCAGGGCGGCGGCTTCGCCATCGCGCAGGCGCGGCTCGGTCCTGGCCGGATCCACCACTGCATGCGCCTGATCGGGATGGCCGAGCGGGCCATCGAGCTGATGTGCCGAAGGGCCGTGTCCCGTACGGCGTTCGGCAAGCCGATCGCCCAGCAGGGCGTGGTGCAGGAGTGGATCGCGGACGCCCGTGTCGCGGTCGAGCAGTTGCGCCTGCTCGTTCTGAAGACGGCCTGGCTGATGGACACCGTGGGCAACCGCGGCGCGCACACCGAGATCCAGGCCATCAAGATCGCCACTCCGCGCACCGTGGTCGGCATCATCGACAACGCGGTGCAGCTGCACGGCGCGGGCGGCGTCAGCCAGGACTTCCCGCTGGCCGAACTGTGGGCCGCGGCACGGACGTTGCGGCTCGCGGACGGCCCCGACGAGGTGCACCAGCGCTCGCTCGCCCGCCGCGAACTGAAGAAGTACCTCTAG
- a CDS encoding phosphotransferase family protein, with the protein MSAVPPPGLDPERLRAHLDRARPGLVSGPLRARLIEGGRSNLTYVVTDGTGQWVVRRPPLGHVLATAHDMKREHRVISALHPTAVPVPEPVLLCEDESVLGSPFYVMEYVAGTPYRTAEQLAPLGPERTRAAVLSLVDTLVELHAVDPESVGLGDFGRPEGFLDRQLRRWGKQLDASRNRPLGGIDELHAALGRDLPASPAPTVVHGDYRLDNVLIGDDDRINAVLDWEMSTLGDPLTDLGLLVMYSAKLELPHSPVSTTAGAAGHPSPAELIERYAARSGRDTSAIAWYTAFAWFKLAVILEGIHYRYTLGQTVGAGFDRIGELVPVFIEHGLTTLQEG; encoded by the coding sequence ATGAGCGCAGTCCCCCCGCCAGGCCTCGATCCGGAGCGGCTGCGGGCCCATCTGGACCGCGCCCGTCCGGGCCTCGTGAGCGGACCGCTCCGTGCCCGCCTGATCGAGGGCGGCCGGTCGAACCTGACCTATGTCGTCACGGACGGCACCGGGCAGTGGGTCGTACGGCGGCCGCCGCTGGGCCATGTGCTCGCCACCGCGCACGACATGAAGCGCGAACACCGGGTGATCAGCGCGCTGCACCCGACCGCCGTTCCGGTGCCCGAGCCGGTGCTGCTCTGCGAGGACGAGTCGGTGCTCGGCTCGCCGTTCTACGTCATGGAGTACGTGGCCGGGACGCCGTACCGCACCGCCGAACAGCTCGCGCCGCTCGGCCCCGAGCGGACCAGGGCGGCCGTGCTGTCGCTGGTGGACACGCTGGTCGAGCTGCACGCCGTGGACCCCGAGTCGGTCGGGCTCGGCGACTTCGGGCGCCCCGAGGGGTTCCTCGACCGGCAGCTGCGGCGCTGGGGCAAGCAGCTCGACGCCTCCCGCAACCGGCCCCTCGGCGGCATCGACGAACTGCACGCCGCCCTCGGACGCGACCTGCCGGCCTCGCCGGCGCCCACCGTCGTCCACGGCGACTACCGCCTGGACAACGTCCTGATCGGGGACGACGACCGGATCAACGCCGTGCTCGACTGGGAGATGTCCACCCTGGGCGACCCGCTGACCGACCTCGGGCTCCTCGTCATGTACAGCGCGAAGCTGGAGCTCCCGCACTCCCCGGTCTCCACCACGGCCGGCGCCGCCGGGCACCCCTCCCCCGCCGAGCTGATCGAGCGCTATGCGGCCCGCTCCGGCCGCGACACCTCCGCGATCGCCTGGTACACGGCGTTCGCCTGGTTCAAGCTCGCCGTGATCCTCGAAGGCATCCACTACCGCTACACCCTCGGCCAGACCGTGGGCGCCGGGTTCGACCGCATCGGCGAGCTGGTCCCCGTCTTCATCGAGCACGGTCTCACCACCCTTCAGGAAGGCTGA
- a CDS encoding DUF202 domain-containing protein, whose translation MPARVPARDPGLQPERTRLAWRRTTLSCTVAAVLAAKQAVHRGSSPLALVAVTLGALVWLGFLAVAHRRIQTLSGGARPRVLGVRAALAAAACTVALACLAVAMLF comes from the coding sequence ATGCCCGCACGGGTGCCCGCACGCGACCCGGGGCTCCAGCCCGAGCGGACCCGGCTCGCGTGGCGGCGTACCACCCTGTCGTGCACGGTGGCCGCCGTGCTCGCCGCCAAACAGGCCGTGCACCGGGGAAGTTCACCCCTCGCGCTGGTGGCGGTGACGCTCGGCGCGCTGGTGTGGCTCGGCTTCCTCGCGGTGGCGCACCGCCGCATCCAGACGCTGAGCGGCGGCGCCCGCCCCCGGGTGCTCGGGGTGCGCGCCGCCCTCGCGGCGGCCGCGTGCACGGTGGCCCTGGCCTGTCTCGCCGTCGCCATGCTGTTCTGA
- a CDS encoding YidH family protein — protein MITIVQTLRLWFAPQRIGEEGETPDYRFSLANERTFLAWIRTSLALVGGGFAVDQFLPDLRRGIRVALALALLAAGVLCALRAVNHWVRCERAMRRGEDLPVSRFPTVLSLAVALVAVSMVVVVVFGWAG, from the coding sequence GTGATCACGATCGTGCAGACGCTGCGGCTGTGGTTCGCGCCCCAGCGGATCGGCGAGGAGGGCGAGACCCCCGACTACCGGTTCTCGCTCGCCAACGAGCGCACCTTCCTGGCCTGGATCAGGACCTCGCTCGCGCTGGTCGGCGGCGGCTTCGCGGTCGACCAGTTCCTGCCGGACCTGCGCCGGGGCATCCGGGTGGCGCTCGCGCTCGCGCTGCTCGCCGCGGGGGTGCTGTGCGCGCTGCGGGCGGTGAACCACTGGGTGCGGTGCGAGCGGGCCATGCGGCGCGGCGAGGACCTGCCGGTGTCGCGTTTCCCGACCGTCCTGAGCCTCGCGGTGGCCCTGGTCGCCGTGTCGATGGTGGTGGTCGTGGTCTTCGGCTGGGCGGGCTGA
- a CDS encoding NUDIX hydrolase — protein MNPADEILDIVDEHDTVTGQARRADAYARNLRHRCVFILARDAAGRIFVHRRTPDKLVFPSLYDLFVGGVVGAGESYDDAALREAEEELGVRGLPRPVPLFKFLFDNGEQSWWSSVYEVRCELPVDPQVEEVAWHAFLPLDELERRIDDWEWVPDGLAAWRRLRASGLALS, from the coding sequence ATGAATCCGGCTGATGAAATCCTGGACATCGTCGACGAGCACGACACCGTGACCGGGCAGGCCCGGCGGGCCGACGCCTACGCGCGGAACCTGCGGCACCGCTGCGTGTTCATCCTGGCCCGGGACGCGGCGGGCCGGATCTTCGTCCACCGCCGCACCCCGGACAAGCTCGTCTTCCCCTCCCTGTACGACCTGTTCGTCGGCGGGGTGGTGGGCGCCGGCGAGTCGTACGACGACGCGGCGCTGCGCGAGGCGGAGGAGGAGCTCGGGGTGCGCGGGCTGCCGCGGCCGGTGCCGCTGTTCAAGTTCCTCTTCGACAACGGTGAGCAGAGCTGGTGGTCGTCGGTGTACGAGGTGCGGTGCGAGCTGCCCGTGGACCCGCAGGTGGAGGAGGTCGCCTGGCACGCCTTCCTGCCGCTCGACGAGCTGGAGCGCCGCATCGACGACTGGGAGTGGGTGCCGGACGGGCTCGCGGCGTGGCGGCGGCTGCGCGCCTCGGGGCTCGCGCTGTCCTGA
- a CDS encoding DMT family transporter, giving the protein MSVLVLVLAVSAACCLGSGFVLQQNAAQHAPLSDFLSPRLLLDLVRMPRWLAGIGLMVAGMVLSALALGYGEVSLVEPLVATNLFFAMWLSRLWTRQPLGRQGWAGLVLLAGGVTAFIVAGQPQGGVAVAGALRHWLIVGIVVGTALVLAALAKHDRLSVAAPVLLALAAGMLYGLQDALTRISGQRLSRGGWPELMTSWQPYAVIALGITGLVLVQSAFETAPLRMSLPALTAAQPLAGIACAVGFLGDRLRTDTGALAWEAAGLAAIVAGIVLLGMHPAMPSGTAPQEETCDLQPH; this is encoded by the coding sequence GTGTCGGTCCTGGTCCTCGTCCTCGCCGTGAGCGCAGCGTGTTGTCTGGGCTCGGGCTTCGTGCTGCAGCAGAACGCGGCGCAGCACGCCCCGCTGAGCGACTTCCTCTCCCCGAGGCTGCTGCTCGACCTGGTGCGGATGCCGCGCTGGCTGGCCGGGATAGGCCTGATGGTGGCGGGGATGGTGCTGAGCGCCCTCGCGCTCGGCTACGGCGAGGTGTCGCTGGTCGAGCCGCTGGTGGCGACCAACCTGTTCTTCGCGATGTGGCTGTCGCGGCTGTGGACCCGCCAGCCGCTCGGCCGTCAGGGCTGGGCGGGGCTCGTGCTGCTCGCCGGCGGGGTGACCGCGTTCATCGTGGCGGGCCAGCCGCAGGGCGGCGTCGCCGTCGCGGGTGCGCTGCGGCACTGGCTGATCGTGGGCATCGTGGTCGGCACCGCGCTGGTGCTCGCGGCGCTCGCCAAGCACGACCGGCTCAGCGTGGCGGCGCCGGTGCTGCTGGCCCTCGCCGCGGGCATGCTGTACGGCCTCCAGGACGCGCTGACCCGGATCAGCGGGCAGCGCCTGTCGCGCGGCGGCTGGCCGGAGCTGATGACGAGCTGGCAGCCGTACGCGGTGATCGCGCTCGGGATCACCGGGCTCGTCCTGGTGCAGAGCGCCTTCGAGACGGCTCCGCTGCGGATGTCGCTGCCCGCCCTGACGGCGGCGCAGCCGCTCGCGGGGATCGCCTGCGCGGTCGGCTTCCTCGGGGACCGGCTGCGTACCGACACGGGGGCGCTGGCCTGGGAGGCGGCCGGGCTCGCGGCGATCGTGGCGGGGATCGTGCTGCTCGGGATGCACCCCGCGATGCCGTCCGGCACCGCGCCGCAGGAGGAGACCTGTGACCTCCAGCCGCACTGA
- a CDS encoding FAD-binding dehydrogenase has translation MAYDADVIVIGAGLAGLVATAELVDAGKKVILLDQEPERSLGGQAHWSFGGLFLVDSPEQRRMRIKDSRALALQDWYGTAGFDRDEDHWPREWATAYVDFAAGEKRAWLHAQGVRFFPVVGWAERGGYDATGHGNSVPRFHITWGTGPGIVAPFERRVREGAARGLVQFAFRHRVTGLGRSAGTVDTVTGEILEPSGAARGTASTRTVTGSFELTAQAVIVTSGGIGGNHDLVRAQWPERLGTPPEHMLSGVPAHVDGLMLGITERAGAHHINRDRMWHYTEGIQNWNPIWARHGIRILPGPSSLWLDARGSRLPVPLFPGFDTLGTLDHIMKTGYDYTWFVLDQKIIGKEFALSGSEQNPDLTGKSVRGVIGRARADVPGPVKAFMDHGADFVVEKDLASLVRGMNALTEEPLIDEAALRREIVARDREIANPFTKDLQVTALRGARAYLGDKLIRTAPPHRILDPEAGPLIAVKLHILTRKSLGGLETDLSSRVLMAGGEPLPGVYAAGEAAGFGGGGVHGYRSLEGTFLGGCIFSGRAAGRAAAKAVS, from the coding sequence ATGGCGTACGACGCCGATGTGATCGTGATCGGGGCGGGCCTCGCGGGCCTGGTGGCCACCGCCGAGCTGGTGGACGCCGGCAAAAAGGTGATCCTGCTCGACCAGGAGCCCGAACGGTCCCTGGGCGGCCAGGCGCACTGGTCCTTCGGCGGTCTCTTCCTCGTGGACTCGCCCGAGCAGCGCCGTATGAGGATCAAGGACAGCCGGGCGCTCGCGCTCCAGGACTGGTACGGCACGGCCGGCTTCGACCGGGACGAGGACCACTGGCCACGCGAGTGGGCCACGGCGTACGTCGACTTCGCGGCGGGCGAGAAGCGGGCGTGGCTGCACGCCCAGGGGGTCCGGTTCTTCCCCGTGGTGGGCTGGGCCGAACGGGGCGGCTACGACGCCACCGGGCATGGCAACTCCGTTCCCCGCTTCCACATCACCTGGGGCACCGGGCCGGGCATCGTCGCCCCGTTCGAGCGGAGAGTGCGGGAGGGCGCCGCCCGGGGACTCGTTCAGTTCGCGTTCCGCCACCGGGTCACGGGGCTCGGCCGCAGCGCCGGAACCGTCGACACCGTCACCGGCGAGATCCTGGAGCCGTCCGGTGCCGCGCGCGGGACCGCGTCCACCCGGACCGTCACCGGCTCCTTCGAGCTTACGGCGCAGGCGGTGATCGTGACCAGCGGCGGCATCGGAGGCAACCACGACCTCGTGCGGGCCCAGTGGCCCGAGCGGCTCGGCACCCCGCCCGAACACATGCTCTCCGGGGTGCCCGCCCATGTGGACGGCCTCATGCTCGGCATCACCGAACGGGCCGGCGCCCACCACATCAACCGCGACCGGATGTGGCACTACACCGAGGGCATCCAGAACTGGAACCCGATATGGGCCCGGCACGGCATACGCATTCTCCCCGGCCCCTCCTCGCTCTGGCTGGACGCGCGCGGCAGCCGGCTTCCGGTGCCGCTCTTCCCCGGCTTCGACACGCTCGGCACGCTCGACCACATCATGAAGACCGGGTACGACTACACGTGGTTCGTCCTCGACCAGAAGATCATCGGCAAGGAGTTCGCCCTGTCGGGCTCCGAGCAGAACCCCGACCTGACGGGCAAGTCCGTACGCGGTGTCATCGGGCGGGCCCGTGCCGATGTGCCGGGGCCGGTCAAGGCGTTCATGGACCACGGCGCCGACTTCGTCGTCGAGAAGGACCTCGCCTCGCTGGTGCGCGGCATGAACGCGCTCACCGAGGAGCCCCTCATCGACGAGGCGGCGCTGCGCCGCGAGATCGTGGCCCGCGACCGTGAGATCGCCAACCCCTTCACCAAGGACCTCCAGGTCACCGCCCTGCGCGGGGCCCGTGCCTATCTCGGCGACAAGCTGATCCGCACCGCGCCCCCGCACCGCATCCTCGACCCGGAGGCCGGCCCGCTGATCGCGGTGAAGCTGCACATCCTGACCCGCAAGTCGCTCGGCGGCCTGGAGACCGATCTGTCCTCGCGCGTCCTCATGGCGGGCGGCGAGCCGCTGCCGGGCGTGTACGCGGCGGGGGAGGCGGCCGGGTTCGGCGGCGGAGGCGTCCACGGCTACCGCTCCCTGGAAGGCACCTTCCTCGGCGGCTGCATCTTCTCCGGGCGTGCGGCGGGCCGTGCGGCGGCGAAGGCCGTCTCGTAG
- a CDS encoding molybdopterin-dependent oxidoreductase: MTPEPTPPPERGAPVGRRLVLGMLGLGVAGVASARYLQGGLESFLGAAADKDPTGLTSLLPNGGGFRYYSVTSSVPNKSAADYRLSVDGLVTRPTSYTLDALRALPQTRLVRDVQCVTGWRVPGTPFAGVQLSRLLDAAGVRPGAGAVRFTCFDGAYSESLTLEQARRDDVLIALSMQDKPVSHAHGGPVRLYVAPMYFYKSAKWLSGITVTEKVERGFWEERGYDTDAWVGRSNGREDTPTAS; encoded by the coding sequence GTGACACCAGAACCAACGCCTCCGCCCGAGCGGGGCGCACCCGTCGGGCGCCGGCTCGTGCTCGGCATGCTCGGACTCGGCGTGGCCGGCGTCGCCTCCGCCCGCTACCTCCAGGGCGGCCTGGAATCCTTCCTCGGCGCCGCCGCCGACAAGGACCCCACCGGGCTCACCAGCCTGCTGCCCAACGGCGGCGGCTTCCGCTACTACTCGGTCACCTCGTCGGTGCCGAACAAGAGCGCCGCCGACTACCGCCTGAGCGTCGACGGCCTGGTGACCAGGCCGACGTCCTACACACTGGACGCGCTGCGCGCGCTGCCGCAGACCCGCCTGGTGCGCGATGTGCAGTGCGTGACCGGCTGGCGGGTGCCCGGCACCCCCTTCGCCGGGGTCCAGCTGTCCCGCCTCCTGGACGCGGCGGGAGTGCGCCCCGGCGCCGGCGCGGTCCGCTTCACCTGCTTCGACGGCGCGTACAGCGAGAGCCTCACCCTCGAACAGGCGCGCCGCGACGACGTGTTGATCGCCCTGAGCATGCAGGACAAGCCGGTCAGCCACGCGCACGGCGGCCCGGTCCGCCTGTACGTGGCGCCCATGTACTTCTACAAGTCGGCGAAATGGCTCTCCGGGATCACGGTGACGGAGAAGGTCGAGCGGGGATTCTGGGAGGAGCGAGGCTATGACACCGACGCCTGGGTCGGCCGGTCCAACGGACGCGAAGACACCCCCACCGCCTCCTGA
- a CDS encoding cytochrome b/b6 domain-containing protein, giving the protein MTPTPGSAGPTDAKTPPPPPELPYTVRRFTPGVRWVHRATAWLMGACVVTAAILYVPQFAEAVGRRELVVRVHEICGVLLPVPVLAGLVSRAVRADLGRLNRFYPYDRTWLRSALRRLREPRPADKFNAGQKVYAGWIAGACLVMLGTGLVMWFTHLAPIEVRIGSTFVHDWLSLAVGIVVAGHVWMAFGDPEARRGMRTGSVERRWAEREHPLWEPGGDDAGPEPRLDDE; this is encoded by the coding sequence ATGACACCGACGCCTGGGTCGGCCGGTCCAACGGACGCGAAGACACCCCCACCGCCTCCTGAACTCCCCTACACGGTACGGAGGTTCACGCCCGGCGTGCGATGGGTGCACCGGGCCACGGCCTGGCTGATGGGCGCCTGTGTGGTCACCGCCGCGATCCTGTACGTCCCGCAGTTCGCCGAGGCGGTCGGCCGCCGTGAACTGGTGGTGCGGGTGCACGAGATCTGCGGGGTGCTGCTGCCCGTGCCGGTCCTGGCCGGGCTCGTGTCGCGCGCCGTCCGGGCGGATCTGGGCCGGCTCAACCGCTTCTACCCGTACGACCGCACCTGGCTGCGCAGCGCCCTGCGCCGGCTGCGCGAGCCGCGGCCCGCTGACAAGTTCAACGCCGGGCAGAAGGTGTACGCGGGCTGGATCGCGGGTGCCTGCCTGGTGATGCTGGGCACCGGCCTGGTGATGTGGTTCACGCACCTCGCGCCCATCGAGGTGCGGATCGGGTCCACGTTCGTCCACGACTGGCTCTCGCTCGCCGTCGGCATCGTCGTCGCCGGACACGTGTGGATGGCGTTCGGCGACCCGGAGGCACGCCGTGGCATGCGTACCGGGTCGGTCGAACGGCGGTGGGCGGAGCGTGAACACCCCTTGTGGGAACCGGGAGGGGACGACGCGGGTCCGGAACCCCGGCTAGACGACGAGTGA
- a CDS encoding GntT/GntP/DsdX family permease, with product MTRLSVEFLAADATQPITSAGHTQLGIAVLAGIAVIVLLITTFKLHAFLALTIGSLALGAFAGAPLDKVITSFSAGLGSTVAGVGVLIALGAILGRLLADSGGADQIVDTILAKAGKSGGRAMPWAMVAIASIIGLPLFFEVGIVLLIPVVLLVAKRGNYSLMRIGIPALAGLSVMHGLIPPHPGPLVAIDAIGANLGVTLALGVVVAIPTVIIAGPVFSKYAARWVDIPAPDAMVPSRPSEDLEKRPSFGATLATVLLPVVLMLAKALVDIVIDDPKNHLQRVTDVIGSPLIALLAAVLVALFTLGRAAGFTKERISTTVEKSLAPIAGVLLIVGAGGGFKQTLIDVGVGRMILDFSRDWAIPSLLLAWLIAVAIRLATGSATVATISAAGLVAPLAADMSTAHAALLVLAVGAGSLFFSHVNDAGFWLVKEYFGMSVGQTVKTWSVMETIISVVSLGFVLLLSLVV from the coding sequence GTGACCAGACTCAGCGTCGAGTTCCTGGCAGCGGACGCCACGCAGCCGATCACCTCGGCCGGCCACACCCAGCTGGGCATCGCCGTACTCGCGGGCATCGCCGTCATCGTCCTGCTCATCACCACCTTCAAACTGCACGCCTTCCTGGCGCTGACCATCGGCTCGCTGGCGCTCGGCGCGTTCGCGGGCGCGCCCCTCGACAAGGTCATCACCAGCTTCAGCGCGGGCCTCGGCAGCACCGTCGCCGGCGTGGGAGTGCTCATCGCGCTCGGCGCCATACTCGGCAGACTGCTGGCCGACTCCGGCGGCGCCGACCAGATCGTCGACACCATCCTGGCCAAGGCCGGCAAGTCCGGCGGGCGGGCGATGCCCTGGGCGATGGTGGCCATCGCCTCGATCATCGGGCTGCCGCTCTTCTTCGAGGTCGGCATCGTGCTGCTGATCCCGGTGGTGCTGCTCGTCGCCAAGCGCGGCAACTACTCCCTGATGCGGATCGGCATCCCCGCGCTCGCCGGCCTCTCGGTGATGCACGGCCTGATTCCCCCGCACCCGGGGCCGCTCGTCGCCATCGACGCGATCGGCGCCAATCTGGGGGTGACGCTCGCGCTCGGCGTGGTCGTGGCCATTCCTACGGTGATCATCGCGGGCCCGGTGTTCTCGAAGTACGCCGCCCGCTGGGTCGACATCCCCGCCCCGGACGCGATGGTCCCCAGCCGCCCCTCGGAGGACCTGGAGAAGCGCCCCAGTTTCGGCGCGACCCTCGCCACGGTGCTGCTTCCGGTCGTCCTGATGCTGGCCAAGGCGCTGGTCGACATCGTGATCGACGACCCGAAGAACCACCTCCAGCGGGTCACCGACGTCATCGGCTCGCCCCTGATCGCGCTGCTCGCCGCCGTCCTGGTCGCCCTCTTCACACTCGGCCGGGCCGCCGGGTTCACCAAGGAGCGGATCTCGACGACCGTCGAGAAGTCCCTCGCGCCGATCGCGGGCGTCCTGCTCATCGTGGGCGCGGGCGGCGGCTTCAAGCAGACGCTGATCGACGTGGGTGTCGGCCGGATGATCCTGGACTTCTCCAGGGACTGGGCGATTCCCTCGCTGCTGCTCGCCTGGCTGATCGCGGTCGCGATCCGGCTCGCGACGGGCTCGGCGACGGTCGCGACGATCTCCGCCGCGGGTCTGGTGGCACCGCTCGCGGCCGACATGTCGACCGCGCACGCGGCGCTGCTCGTGCTCGCCGTCGGCGCCGGTTCGCTCTTCTTCAGCCACGTCAACGACGCCGGGTTCTGGCTGGTGAAGGAGTACTTCGGGATGAGCGTCGGCCAGACGGTCAAGACCTGGTCGGTGATGGAGACGATCATCTCCGTGGTGTCGCTCGGCTTCGTGCTGCTCCTGTCACTCGTCGTCTAG
- a CDS encoding gluconokinase has translation MNSPLTIVVMGVAGTGKTTIGPLVAARLGVPYAEGDDFHPAANVAKMSAGIALDDADRGPWLDAIGAWAHGRAGLGGVVSSSALKRSYRDRLRAAAPGIVFLHLTGDRALIERRMAERKGHFMPAALLDSQFATLQPLGADEAGVAVDVSGTPEDIAERAAAALRTLTT, from the coding sequence ATGAACTCCCCCCTGACCATCGTGGTGATGGGCGTTGCCGGGACCGGCAAGACCACCATCGGACCGCTGGTCGCAGCACGGCTCGGCGTCCCCTACGCCGAGGGCGACGACTTCCATCCCGCGGCCAACGTCGCCAAGATGTCCGCGGGCATCGCCCTGGACGACGCCGACCGCGGGCCCTGGCTCGACGCGATCGGCGCCTGGGCGCACGGCCGGGCCGGGCTCGGCGGCGTCGTCAGCAGCTCCGCGCTCAAGCGGAGCTACCGCGACCGGCTGCGGGCGGCCGCCCCCGGGATCGTCTTCCTGCACCTGACGGGGGACCGCGCGCTCATCGAGCGGCGGATGGCCGAGCGCAAGGGCCACTTCATGCCGGCCGCGCTGCTCGACTCCCAGTTCGCCACCCTTCAGCCGCTGGGCGCGGACGAGGCGGGCGTCGCCGTCGACGTGTCCGGCACCCCCGAGGACATCGCGGAGCGGGCCGCCGCCGCGCTGCGCACGCTCACCACCTAA